One window of the Rhipicephalus sanguineus isolate Rsan-2018 chromosome 2, BIME_Rsan_1.4, whole genome shotgun sequence genome contains the following:
- the LOC119382965 gene encoding WD repeat-containing protein 17, whose protein sequence is MNAGVRQLGLLPAGCQTWHVNVASFSGHRFAYAATLAVYIYEMDESNGEFKLRAIMAEHRRTVTAIDWHPTRKEWIASGSLDPMLCVWDIRQRALVATLREPQCLPLLLTWRPDAPDTIAYVSGRGPLHSWSVPDGPREPWRDAAQFQSVITQMTWHSSGKLAMGHQDGSLSVLQSGGMCQKHVRLLHDVPPDSEDEDPRSVVALRWDEQSSGYLLAGLPSGQLFLLDWSTSGEPQVLATYACPSRATTIAALTWVPDAAGMFLTGDKMCGTLRVWNVSRNTPLENLQLHGSGFRTLCVCTGFPDKDRASTVPSAECAASQQTAGNGARLPAHVRVLCLFSDGAVGLYNIRRRSWDFMRDTAHTETIFDCQFKPDNCNLLATAGFDGTLKIWNIETMKAVMSSPPRNSTIYCLSWAPSGQDCVALGTSKDGLLIWDTVKNVPKNAILDHGKETALYCVAWNQTDARLIASAGADSTWQV, encoded by the exons ATGAATGCCGGTGTGCGCCAGCTCGGTCTCCTTCCCGCCGGGTGCCAGACATGGCACGTCAACGTGGCAAGCTTCAGTGGCCATCGTTTCGCCTATGCAGCCACCCTGGCCGTTTATATCTACGAG ATGGACGAGTCCAATGGTGAGTTCAAGCTGCGCGCCATCATGGCCGAGCACAGGCGTACCGTGACGGCCATCGACTGGCACCCGACGCGCAAGGAGTGGATCGCCAGCGGCAGCCTGGACCCTATGCTGTGCGTCTGGGACATCCGCCAGCGGGCGCTGGTCGCGACGCTTCGCGAGCCCCAGTGCCTGCCGCTGCTGCTCACGTGGCGACCCGACGCTCCGGACACGATCGCCTACGTGTCTGGTCGGGGCCCACTCCACTCGTGGTCTGTGCCCGATGGTCCACGCGAGCCGTGGCGGGACGCGGCGCAGTTCCAGAGCGTCATCACTCAGATGACGTGGCACTCTTCGGGAAAGTTGGCCATGGGACATCAGGATGGCTCCCTGTCCGTCCTGCAGAGTG GTGGTATGTGCCAGAAGCACGTGCGGCTGCTCCACGACGTGCCCCCGGACAGCGAGGACGAGGACCCCCGCAGCGTGGTGGCGCTACGCTGGGACGAGCAGTCTTCGGGCTATCTGCTCGCCGGGCTTCCCAGCGGGCAACTGTTCCTGCTCGACTGGTCGACGTCGGGCGAGCCGCAGGTGCTGGCCACGTACGCCTGCCCCAGCCGCGCCACCACCATCGCCGCGCTCACCTGGGTGCCCGATGCGGCTGGCATGTTCCTGACGGGAG ATAAAATGTGCGGGACACTGCGTGTGTGGAACGTCTCCCGCAACACGCCACTGGAGAACCTGCAGCTACACGGCAGTGGTTTTCGTACGCTATGCGTCTGCACCGGGTTCCCGGACAAAGATCGCGCCTCGACTGTGCCTTCCGCCGAGTGCGCGGCGTCGCAACAGACAGCGGGCAACGGGGCTCGCCTTCCAGCGCACGTGCGTGTGCTGTGCCTTTTCTCTGACGGGGCAGTTGGTCTCTACAACATTCGCCGACGCTCCTGGGACTTCATGCGGGATACG GCGCACACCGAGACCATATTCGACTGCCAGTTCAAGCCCGACAATTGCAACCTTCTTGCCACTGCCGGTTTCGACGGTACACTGAAGATCTGGAATATAGAGACGATGAAAGCT GTAATGTCTTCTCCGCCAAGAAACAGCACGATCTATTGCTTGTCCTGGGCCCCGTCTGGACAAGACTGCGTCGCCTTGGGAACCTCCAAGGATGGGCTCCTCATCTGGGACACCGTAAAGAATGTCCCGAAAAACGCCATTCTCGAT